In Theobroma cacao cultivar B97-61/B2 chromosome 7, Criollo_cocoa_genome_V2, whole genome shotgun sequence, the genomic window TGAAGGACAAACTGTTCCACTTACTCTAATATGAACCAATTCTTTGATTGTTATGGGAGAGATTGACAGATTGCAGAAAGCTCCTTAGCAACTCTTTGATTGTTATGGGAGAGATCGGAGGAAATGATTACAATTTCGCATTCGAGGAAGGGAAAAGCAATGAGGAGACTCGAGAGCTTGTTCCTCTAGTTATTGATACCATAGCTTCAGCAATCCATGTAAGAAAACTGCCTGCCAGCGTGTTAAAAATCTTGATAAATTTGCTGATATCGTTAACATATTTTAGTTGGCAAGGCAATGCAGGAGTTGATTGAGTTAGGGGCAGTCACATTTTTGGTCCCTGGAAACCTACCAATTGGATGCCTCCCATCATATCTGACAAACTATCAGGGTTCAGATGAGGAAGAATATGATCCCTTAACCGGTTGTCTAACATGGCTGAACCAGTTCTCTGAGTACCACAATCAATTGCTTCAGGAAGAACTTGCTAGAATCCAAGAGATTCATCCCCATGTCAACATTTTTTATGCAGATTATTACAGTGCTGCAATTCGTTTCTACCTTTCTCCAAAGCAATTTGGTACTTTCACTTTCCAAAAAACACAAATTGAGCTTATATAGACTACTGAAAACTCAAATTCTTAACTTAATAATCATTTCCAGGGTTTAGAAAAGAAACTCAGAGAAAAGCATGCTGCGGAGGGGGAGGTCCGTACAATTTCAACTTGTCGGCAGTTTGTGGTTATCCGCTGGTAACATCCTGCTGTGATGACCCTTCTTCGTATGTAAGCTGGGATGGTATACATTATACAGAAGCAGCCAACAGATTGCTTTCGAGGGCCATATTAGATGGACTACACACTAATTTTCCCATTTCAAATAGCTTGTTTCAGTCATTTACTGTACACAACAAACATAGCAATAGTTGAGGGCAGAAATTGAGAATCTTAATTTTAGAAGGTAGGTCATGGTGTGTTGGAGTTAGGCTCAGTTTGCAATACTCCTTAATATGAAAagtttgttttcaatttagaAAAGTAGTGCTGTGTGCTAATTACATGTCTTTTACTTGGTGATTAtttagtttcttttatttggtgGTTATTTGGTTTTTCATGTTAATCATATTTTGACAGTTAAAGTAAATGTAAGGAACAACTCATAAACTTAGTGATGTGACAATCTTAAGTAGtattatctattttatttatttatttattttttaacattatcTTTTGTAAGGCTATAAAAACTGTTAtctttattaatgaaattgtgTGATTatcttccttttttgttttagcaCTCAATAATCTCTTAAATGTCCCAAAATTCTAACATGGTGACATGAAATGAGAGGTCAAGAGGAATTCCATCCCTTGAACGGTTCTAGGAGAAGTAAGAACAAGAAACAGGCCGCAGGCCAAGTTTCTTGCCCTTACTTGTTCTTTTATTGTGGTGGTGTCTCTGGTTTACTGATTTGAGTTTGCTGTTTCCCTTGTTGAGATTTCTTTTGCTGCTCTGAGTCTAATAATAGGGTGGTGGATTCATGTACTCTGTATAGTTTAACAGGCTGTGGTCatggttgttttttttttcaagccATTCTAAGACAGTAATTGACTGGAGGATGACCAGTCGATATTTGTCTGCTTTTGTAAATAATAGTTTCATATAATGAAATGATccactttaatttttttttaaaaaatagaagctaaaaatatttttattatatttatatatttagaatatttttaatttaatagatATGAGACTATAGTCAATTTAAtaagttgaaaatttaatttataaacatGATTCGTTATATTCACAGTTAATGAATTGCAATCGgtcaaagaatttgaaggtcTTCCTCTTTAACAAAAAGAACAATTCACCCCTATATTACATAGTTTACTTTATCAAGATTACAGTCACAGACTAACAATATCAAGAATACATGTGGGGCTTATACAATGTACCAACTTGGATTAGTGGGTGGAGCCATGAATTTTACAAAATGAAGGTGATAACGATCAAAGGAAAGGTTGCTTTCTAAGGATCGAATTTCCATGGCCCCAGAAAATGTTTTCCAGGCTGGTGAATTGGCTGTGGATCAGTCTTGTCAGGACTTGTGGAATCAATTCGGGAATGAATAGAAATGTCCTAATGCTTCTTTAATGTTAAAGGGCCAATCTTATCCAAGATTAAGTGCCGTATACTGCTTAAGGATTCACTATTCTGATTCTTATGAAAGTTAAGCTACAATTTGCAGCTGATGCTGTCACTAATTCATCTAACTCAGTAATACTATCAAAActttaaggtaaaatatatttctttttaagtttttatcgAAATGACACgacaatatattaattttcaaaataaatacttcgttcaaaaaatatatttttcgtTGGCCACATAGGtccaattattattatttttgttaactTGGTGACGTGGTAGAGTAAAAAGATAGTTTTACctttaattactttttaaaattaatgttatataattttattattttttactaattaaaaagaaaaaaaaacttttcattTAGGGAGCACCAGAGCTCCCATTGGGGCTCCTTAAGGGAGCACTAGTGCTTTACTAGATAACCCAATTTGGGGCTCCCCTTTTTTGGTGAGCTAGAGAGCAccgtttttatttatttttttaaatataataataattttttaaattaataaaaaaagaaagggcaTTTTAGTCTTTTCATAACTTCTGTTAATGNcttctttcttgttttttttttttttttttttaaatataataataattttttaaattaataaaaaaaaacattttaattttttttaatctctgTTAACAGTATTTGCATTTTTAAGATGAGTgttcatttcaaaaattaataaactcatttaaaatttcgtcGACTAAAACTTAAAGGAGTTATCCTCCTTTAAGAGCAGCTTGAGTAAGAAGCCTGAAACCATGCTCCCAAACCAATCCCACTTCCACTAACAACAAACCAACCACCCACCACTCTACGTGGCCCCACCATACCACCACCAATTCACACCGGCCCCATCAACCTTTTTCCATCATGCACCGAACTCATCCTTCTTGAACACCCAACACCTCCAATCGGCCCCACCCTAAGGTAACATCTTCCAGCAAAACTATGTCATTCCAACGCCGCAACAAACAATGCAGCTAAGCAACCAAGCCTTCAAATATCCACTTGCACACTCATATCCACAAGCCATAAACCCCCCACTAAAAACTGCCCACCGCGATTGGCGATCATCTCTCCACTCAGTCTACATCTCTAACTTGAGTTGAAGAGTCACCAGGAAAAGACTCATAGAGGTTTTTGATGCTTATGGCAAAGTGAGGGACGTCTACATCTCCAACAGACAAAGCCAAGACAAAGTCACCACCTTCGCTTTTGTTAGGTACAAAGCGCTACGGGAGATGGATAGAGCTTGTACCCATGGAAATGGAAGGAGACTCAATGGGCATTATATTGTTGTCAAAAAAGCTGAGTATGGATGGGACCAAAGAAGGGTAAGAACGCAACCAAGCCATACTAGACGACCTAGCCAAGCCAGCGAAAGCAGACAGCTAGCACAATCACCATCAAAATACAGCACAAGGCCAAGTTCACCAAGAGATGATAGAACTTATCTCCAGGTCCTACAAAGCAGCCTGCAATTGCAACCACCACAACCACCACAGCAACAAGCCAATTTTAACATTGAGGTATGTCAAGAAGAATTCGAATGGCTCAACTACAGTGCTGTAGGCACACTATCAAGCTACGTCCACCACCAGATCCTCCAAGAGATTTTTGCAGAGAAGGATATCAATGTGTGATCAAGTCGATAGGGGGGCAAAAAtgttcttctcactttctgtCTCAAGGAAGACCTGAAGGTTTGCACCGAAGAACACAGAGCATGGCTTAACCTCTAGTTTGAATCCATTGTCCCCTGGAAAAATGCAACCCCTCATGTTGAGAGGCTAATATGGATAAAAGTTGATGGTGTCTCGATCAACCTGTGGACTGAAGCACTCTTTAGTGAAATTGGGGAACAATGTGGCTCTTTCATCATGACAGATGAGGACACCTACCACCGTAGACGATACAACATTGCTTGAATGCTCATATCTGTCAAAAAGAACACTACTGTTCCCACCTCAGTTACTTTCAAAGCAAATTGAGGAGTTTACAAGGTCCatgtaaaagaagaagatgTGCAAGACATTCCTAAACCCCATAGCTTTGGCGGAGCTCTGACGACATCTCACCCTTTGATTCAAACCAAGCAGTACAGTGACAGTGGGCAACGATCTATTGGATGGGACATGCCAGAACAGCAAGGCTTGAGTAGAGCAGCCTGCAAAACTCAGAGTGAACACTGTTCAAGGACTGATAGCCTCAGGGAAACTGTCCATCTTGAGCCCATCAAAACACGCAGTAGCACCACAATGGCTCCCTCaatcaacctacaaaacaaaagtCCCACCCATGCTTCTAGTTTGCAGTTTCCACCCCATCACCAACTAAGCTCACAAAATAGCCCCACACAAGTAAACCTACCATCACACAACTCAGGCCAAAAGATATCCAGGTTTGTATCATGGCCAACGCTCAAGCCCACCAACCCAACCAACTCAACCAGAAAAGCAAAGCAATCCAAAAAGACAACAACCTTGAAAACCCAACGAGGCAGCTCAGTAAAAGATAAAGCAGTAGTGTCACCCAACCCGTATGCCCAAGATCTCCACTCCTCAGATGATGACTTTACGCCATTTTCAAAGCTGTGGGTAAAAATAAGagcaagaaaaaaggaaaaagagtcatttttcaacttaagaagttaagaaaactcaaaaagTGCCTTAGttcagaaaaaaaacaaagtaaaaaaaaataagattcggGCAAAGAATCCAAAGGGAGGAAACAacagaaaaagaggaaagccCACACGAAGACAAACAACCTTATAGAACCCAAAAATTGTGCAACAAGTGAAATAGAGAGAAACTCCACTGTATTGGAAGAAGCAAGAAAGACGCTCAACATATGTTCATTACTAGGGCTTGTCcttgaaaatgatgatgacACAACTATCCAATACTTCTCGGAGTCTTTGGTCAACTCCACCAAGAAGGCTAAAAGATTTCGCCAAGTGTGATAAGCGTCTCCCCACTCTTCCACCATGATTAATGTTATCTCATGGAATATCAGGGGCTTAGGATCGAGGATTAAGCGAAGAGCAGTGAAAAGGCTTGTTAACTcccaaaaagcaaaaatactttttttacAAGAGACAAAAAAGAACACTATGGACCCTCTCTTTGTCAAATccttatgaaaaaaaaagagattttctTATGAGATGGTAGCCTCCATAGGTGCTATAAGTGGACTCATTACCATTTGGTCAGAAGATTTTTTTGAGACCTCTTCTATTGTAGTCCAACAAAGATATATCCTTACCTCCGGAATCATTAAGCTTGTCAACTTTCGATGTTCGTTTCTGAATATCTATGCACTTAATTGCTCAGTGGAAAGAGCTAGTCTATGGGTTGAAATTTTAGAGCTCAAAACTCAAATAACGGGGCATCTGTGTGTTTGTGGTGACTTTAATATCATCAAGACTGCTGATGAGAAAACATGAGACAACTTGGATCTCACTGGTATGGCTCAATTCTCTGATTTTATCAATGATATGAATCTTATTGATATTCCTCTTTTTGGATGGTTGTTTACGTGGACAGATAATAAGGAGGCCCCAACCAAATGCCGCCTCGATCGTTTTCTTATCAGCAGCGAGATTATCCTCAGCTTCCTTGCAATTTTACAGAAGGTACTCCCAAAATCCCTCTCTAACCATAATCCCATCACACTCATTGTTGACTAAAAGAATTGGGGTCTAAAAACCTTTCGACTATTTTCCCACTGGTTCGAAAATAAGGAGTTTGTCGCTTTCTTGAAAAGCACATGGGATTTGATCAATCAAGAAAATAGTGGCTTTAGTGgtctttttgaaaaaatgaaaaggctTAAACTCTCAGTGAAAGCTTGGCAACAACAACATCATGTTGAAGATGGGAAAATGATCACCATCCTCGAGAATGACATTGATACCCTGAAAAAAGAAGCAGAAAAGAGGGAACTCTCTGTACCTGAAAAAGCCAACCACACTAACCTTAAATCAAAACTTTGGCACCTGTACAAACGAGAGGAGCAATCATGGTTACAAAAATCACAACTGTAATGGACTAAATTAGGTGATCGTAACACCAAGTTTTTCCACATTACAGCCTCAAACAGAAGGAGAAAGAACTTAATCCATCAGATACAGAGGAATGGGACCTTTATCCATGACCCCATCGGCATAAAAATAAGGtactttttcacttcaaaGCTTTTTTTCTCAGACAAGATaccttgaaaattaaagaatttaattgCCAATTTAGACAACTCAGTACTGACCAGAATAACAACCTTGAAGCACCTTTCACTGAGGAAGAAGTTTGTTTAGCCATTCAACAGTGTGATGGGAACAAAGCTCTTGGCCTAGACGGCTTCAACGTAGAGATCTTTAAGAAACAGTGGccacttttcaaaaaagaagTTCTTGCTTTTATGGAAAATCTCTACAGCACCGggaaattcaacaaaaatataaattcctCTTTTATTACCTTGGTTCCAAAAATAAGTAGTCCTACTTTGATCTCTCACTTTAGGCCCATAAGCCTTGTAGGTTgcatatacaaaattttagtAAAAGTTCTTGCTAACAGGCTCAAAGCGGTGATCGGATCTGTCATTGGTGAAAACCAATTTGCTTTTTTCAAAGGGAAGCAGATTCTTGACTATTACTTAATAGCTAGTGAGCTTATTGACTTAatgaaaaaaaccaaaagaagcGGTCTTATGTTCAAAGCTGATTTTGAAAAGGCTTTTGATAATGTTGAATGGGACTACTTGGATTTAATCATGCAGCTCATGAATTTTGGTCTAAGATGGCGAGGTTGGATCAGGCAATGTGTTACTACTGCCAGCATTTCAATCCTTATGAATGGCACCCCTACTGCTCAATTTTCTACTCAGAGAGGACTCAGGCAATGATGTCCTCTTTCCCCTTTTCTCTTCAATATTGTTGTTGAATCTCTTAGCATCCTTCTTAACAAGGCTAATAATCTGGGAGTCTTTGAAGGAGTCAAAATTGAGAGCTCTGACATTGCTATTTCTCATCTGTAATTTGTAGATGACACCTTACTTTTTTGTGGACCTCACTTTGatcatattataaatattgCAAGAATTTTACGAATTTTTCAATCAGTTTCAGGGCTCAAAATCAATTTCTCTAAGAGTTGTCTAATAGGCATTGGTATCGATGATTCTCTGTTGAGTTCTTGGGCTTCAATGATCAACTACAAGGTGGGAGCCCTCCCCACGAATTATCTTGAGTTACCGTTATGAGCTAATCTTCACTTTATGGGCACTTGGTAGCCCATCATTGACAAATTTAATTCAAGATTAACTGGTTGGAAAGGACAATTTCTCTCTATGGGAGGTAGGCTTACACTTATCAACTCAGTACTCTCAAGCCTCCCCCTCTTTTACCTCTCCATTTTTCGTCTTCCAGCCATGGTTAAACAAAAACTTGAAGCtattcaaagaaattttctctGGTCTGGTTCTTccgagaaaaagaaaattcattaTGTCAACTGGTCTACTGTTAGTAACCCAAAAACTCAAGGAAGATTGGGAATCAtagatttagagctaaaaaaTAGAGCTCTTCTCAACAAATGGCTTTTGAGGTATGCAAATGAGCCTGATAGGATATGGAGGCAAGTTGTGTCTGCCAAAAACAAGTTGAAACCGGATTGTATGATTCTTATTGACAAACCTCACAAGCCTTCCTCCCTTGGAATCGCATCATGAAGCCAATAGACTTAACAAACAAATATCATGAACTTGTAACCAAAGGGTTTGCTCACTCTCTCGGTGAAAGCACCACCATCCGCTTTTGGGAAGACTTGTGGGCTGATGACTACACTCTGGCCACCAAATTTCCACGCATTCATGCATGGGCAATAAGCAAGAAAGCCACGATTGCTAAAATGGGAAGCTGGGTCGAAGGAAATTGGAGGTGGGATGTTAAGTTAAGAAGGCAGCCTCTTAGCTAAGAGCAAAATCAGTGGAGAGATTTCACTACCTTCATTAAGAATTTTCAACCTCACCCCACTGACAAAGATATAGTGGTGTGGAAGAAAACTACTAGTGGTCTCTACACT contains:
- the LOC18593531 gene encoding GDSL esterase/lipase At1g28570 isoform X1; its protein translation is MANPFSSSSSCSLLNLKQHFIVSFLFVTFTITSHVNGCFTSIFSFGDSLADTGNLLQISLSESSKLPQSAFPPYGRTFFHHPTGRCSDGRLVIDFIAEDFGLPFLPPYFGGENGRPNNFQKGVNFAVEGATALDDEILKERGITNPNTNVTLGVELGFFRDVLSSLCSSSSDCRKLLSNSLIVMGEIGGNDYNFAFEEGKSNEETRELVPLVIDTIASAIHELIELGAVTFLVPGNLPIGCLPSYLTNYQGSDEEEYDPLTGCLTWLNQFSEYHNQLLQEELARIQEIHPHVNIFYADYYSAAIRFYLSPKQFGFRKETQRKACCGGGGPYNFNLSAVCGYPLVTSCCDDPSSYVSWDGIHYTEAANRLLSRAILDGLHTNFPISNSLFQSFTVHNKHSNS
- the LOC18593531 gene encoding GDSL esterase/lipase At1g28570 isoform X2, with translation MPASESSKLPQSAFPPYGRTFFHHPTGRCSDGRLVIDFIAEDFGLPFLPPYFGGENGRPNNFQKGVNFAVEGATALDDEILKERGITNPNTNVTLGVELGFFRDVLSSLCSSSSDCRKLLSNSLIVMGEIGGNDYNFAFEEGKSNEETRELVPLVIDTIASAIHELIELGAVTFLVPGNLPIGCLPSYLTNYQGSDEEEYDPLTGCLTWLNQFSEYHNQLLQEELARIQEIHPHVNIFYADYYSAAIRFYLSPKQFGFRKETQRKACCGGGGPYNFNLSAVCGYPLVTSCCDDPSSYVSWDGIHYTEAANRLLSRAILDGLHTNFPISNSLFQSFTVHNKHSNS